AGCGCCAGCATCACCCGAGAGAGCTCACCACCGGAGGCGCTCTTCGCCAGCGGCAGCACGGTCATGCCGCGGTGGGCGGCGAAGCCGAACTCGATTTCGTCGATGCCATCGCTGCCGGCCCGGACCAGCGTCGGCCCGCCTTGCCCCCCAGAGTTTCCGAGGGACACCGAGAGGCCGACCGAGTCGTCTTGGGCCTCCCTGTCCGAGGCGATATCGGGACGCACCTCGATGGTGAACTCCGCATCGGCCATCGCCAACCCGGACAGCTCCGCGGTCACCTCCTTGGCCAGCCGTTTGGCGGCCTTGCGCCGGCACTTGCTGAGATCGATTGCGGCTTCGGCCAATTCACCGGCGAGCTCGTCGACCCGGCGCTCCAGCGCGGCCAGGCCTTCCTCGGACACGTCGAGCTGCGCCAGCCGGTCACGGGATTCGGCCGCCCAGCGCAGCACACCGTCGATATCGGCGGCGTACTTGCGGGTCAGCGTGCGCAGCTCAGCCTGCCGGGCCAGCTTGGACTCCAGCGCGCTCGCGTCGACGGGCAACTCGTCCAGGTAGCCGCCGAGTTCCTGGGCGGCGTCGACGACGATGGTCAAGGCCTGCCCGATCTGTTCGGCCAGCGCCTGCAGCGTGGTGTCGTCAGTGGATTGCAGTGCTGCCCTTGCCCTTCCGAGGCTGTCGGCGGCGGTGCCGCCCGACACGTCGTCGCTGGAGAGCCCCGCCCGGGCGGCGGCCGCCGCCTCGCGGAGGGTGTCCAGCTCGGAAAGGCGCACGATATCGGCGATGAGGGCCTCGTCTTCGCCGGGTTGTGGGTCAACCGCGTCGATCTCGTTGAGCGCAAACGTAAGTCGGTCGGCTTCGAGCGCCAATTCGCGCATCCGACCGCGACGGTCCAACAGGTCGCGCCGGGCCGACAGCCAGGCGTCGCGCAGCTTGCGGTAGCGCTCCAGTGCCGGACCCGCCTGCGCGAAGCGGTCCAGCGCGCCGCGTTGCTCCTCGGGCCGCATCAGCCGCAGCTGGTCGTTCTGCCCATGCAGGGTGAGAAGTTCGGCGGTGAAGTCGCCCAACGACTTAGCGGGCACGCTACGTCCGCCCAGGTACGCCCGCGACGGACCGTCCCGGCTGACCGAGCGCAGCGCGATCACGCTGCCATCCTCATCGCGCTCCCCACCCGAGGCCGCCAACAGCTCGTCCAGCTGGGCGACCGCTGCGTCGTCGAGATCGGCTGTGGTGAAACGACCTTCGACGACCGCGCGGTCGGCGCCGGACCGCACCCGGTTGGGATCGGCACGAGCGCCGCCGAGCAGGTGCAAACCGGTTACCACCATGGTCTTGCCGGTGCCGGTCTCGCCGGTCAGCACGGTCAGGCCGCGGTCGAACTCGCCGACCGCAGCGTCGATCGCACCCAGCGACTCGATTCGGATTTCGGTCAGCATCGCGTCAGCCCCGCTGCAGCGCCGTTACTTTCCACGCCAACCGGTGACGGGCAACCGGAACTTGCGTACCAAGCGGTCGGTGAACGGCGCACTGTCCAAGCGGGCCCATTTCACTGCCGTGTCACAGCGTTTCACCTCGAGCCGTCCGCCGGCGGGCAGCAGCATTTCCCGGCGACCGTCGCAGAACACCAGGGCATCGTTGCCGTTCGCCTCGATTTCGATCGCGATCGTGGCATCCGGGCTGGTCACCATCGGGCGGCCGAACAACGCGTGCGCGTTATTGGGCACCACCAGGATTGCCTCCAGGTCCGGCCACAGCACTGGACCGCCGGCGGAGAACGCGTAGGCGGTCGATCCGGTCGGCGTCGAGACCAGGATTCCGTCGCACCCGAACGTCGACACCGGTCGTCCTTCAATCTCGACAACCACGCCCAGCACGCCCAGCCGCGGCCCCTTTTCCAGGCTGGCTTCGTTGAGCGCCCAACCGTGGTCGATGACGCGCCCGCGGTGGCGTACCGCGATATCCAGAGTGAGGCGCTCCTCGACCCGGTAATCCCGCGCGACCACGTGTTCCAGCACGGTGTCGATGGCCTCCGCTTCGGCCTCGGCGAGAAAACCGATGCGGCCCAGGTTCACGCCCAGCACCGGAATGTCGGCGTTGCGGGCAAGTTCGGCCGCGCGCAGAAAGGTGCCATCGCCGCCGAGGACGAGGACCAGCTCGCAGCCCTCGGCGGCATCCGCCTCGGCGTCGACAACCTCGATCTCGACGCCCATCGCCCGCATGTCTTCGGGCACAAACTTCAGCGGCCCCCGGTGGACGGCCTCGGCCGACAAAAGTCGAAGCCCAATAGCGTTGTCGCTCAACACTTTCTGTACCCGGCGCGCGGTCTCGGTGGCTTCGTCGCGTCCGGTGTGCACGACCAGCAGAATGGTCCGTTCGGGGGTCCGTTCGGGGGTCATTGTGGGCCCTCACTCACCGCGCGCCGCACCGCGTCGACTAATCCGTCGGCGGACAACCCCCGATCGGTTTCGGCGCGCAGCCACAGGAAATATTCGACGTTGCCCGACGGTCCCGGCAGCGGACTGGCCGTCACGTCGACCGTGTGCCAACCCAGCTCGCCCACCCCCCCGGCGACAGCCAGCACCGCGTCGGCGCGCAACGCGGCGTCGTGCACGACCCCGCCAGCGCCCACCTGGCCCTTCCCGACTTCAAACTGCGGCTTCACCATGGGAACGATATCCGCGCCCGGCCACGCGCAACCAGCCAGCGCGGGCAACACGGTCGACAACGAGATAAACGACAGGTCGGCGACGATCAGGTCGACACGCCCGCCGATCGCCTCCGGCGACAGGTCGCGGACATTGGTCCGCTCTACCACCATGACCCGCGGATCCGAGCGCAGCGACCAGGCCAACTGGCCGTATCCCACGTCGACGGCCACGACCTCGGCCGCGCCGCGATCCAACAGCACCTCAGTGAAACCGCCGGTCGATGCACCGGCGTCCAGGCAGCGCCGGTCTGCGACCGGGATGTTGAAGGCATCCAGGGCGCCGAGAAGTTTGTGGGCACCGCGCGACACCCAGCGGCGCTCGCCGTCGTCGGTGACGGTCAGCGCCGCGGTGACCGGCACGGCGGTGGCCGGCTTGACCGCCGGCATGCCGTCGATGCTGACCTTCCCGGCGCCGATCAACTCGGCTGCCTGCTGGCGGGATCGCGCCAAACCGCGCCGGACCAGCTCGGCGTCAACACGGGCGCGCCGCGCCATGCCTGCACTCAGCCCTTCTCCGCCGACTCCAGCGCCTGCAGCAGCACATCGTGCGCCTCGGACAGGCGCCGGGCGATGTCTTCCAGCTCTGCGAGGGACGGCCCGTTTTCCCGGTGTTGCGCATCGGCCAGCTCGGGCAACTGCGCCAACAGGTTGTCGATGTCGGCGCGAATCTGATCAGGATCGATATTCATTGCGGTTCTACGGTAGTCACCGGTCAGCCCTCATGCACGAGAGACCAGCGCTCGAGCGCGTCGCGGGCCCGGTCGTCACCGGGCCGGATGCGGGCCGGCCGCGCCGGGGCAGCCCATAGCGCGTTGGCGACCGCGCGCACGATGGACAGACTGTCTCCGTCCGCCGGCTCGTCGCTGCGTACCGTGATGTCGCCGTCGCCGACCTCCACGGTCCAGCCCCGCTGCGGCCCAACCGCCAGCACCGCGCGGTCCTGGTGCAATGCCCGCAGGTCGTGACCGATGTAGGTGGGGCGCTGCTCGGGTATGGCGTACACGGCGTCGCGCGCGCTGTTCACGCCGGTCAGCACCATCAGGCTGGGCAGTCGAGCGGCGTTGGCGCCCTCGATGTCGGTGTCCAACCGATCGCCGATC
This Mycobacterium simiae DNA region includes the following protein-coding sequences:
- a CDS encoding NAD kinase, translated to MTPERTPERTILLVVHTGRDEATETARRVQKVLSDNAIGLRLLSAEAVHRGPLKFVPEDMRAMGVEIEVVDAEADAAEGCELVLVLGGDGTFLRAAELARNADIPVLGVNLGRIGFLAEAEAEAIDTVLEHVVARDYRVEERLTLDIAVRHRGRVIDHGWALNEASLEKGPRLGVLGVVVEIEGRPVSTFGCDGILVSTPTGSTAYAFSAGGPVLWPDLEAILVVPNNAHALFGRPMVTSPDATIAIEIEANGNDALVFCDGRREMLLPAGGRLEVKRCDTAVKWARLDSAPFTDRLVRKFRLPVTGWRGK
- the recN gene encoding DNA repair protein RecN; its protein translation is MLTEIRIESLGAIDAAVGEFDRGLTVLTGETGTGKTMVVTGLHLLGGARADPNRVRSGADRAVVEGRFTTADLDDAAVAQLDELLAASGGERDEDGSVIALRSVSRDGPSRAYLGGRSVPAKSLGDFTAELLTLHGQNDQLRLMRPEEQRGALDRFAQAGPALERYRKLRDAWLSARRDLLDRRGRMRELALEADRLTFALNEIDAVDPQPGEDEALIADIVRLSELDTLREAAAAARAGLSSDDVSGGTAADSLGRARAALQSTDDTTLQALAEQIGQALTIVVDAAQELGGYLDELPVDASALESKLARQAELRTLTRKYAADIDGVLRWAAESRDRLAQLDVSEEGLAALERRVDELAGELAEAAIDLSKCRRKAAKRLAKEVTAELSGLAMADAEFTIEVRPDIASDREAQDDSVGLSVSLGNSGGQGGPTLVRAGSDGIDEIEFGFAAHRGMTVLPLAKSASGGELSRVMLALEVVLASSRKISHGTTMVFDEVDAGVGGRAAVQIGRRLARLARTHQVIVVTHLPQVAAYADVHLVVHAAGPRGTSVVRRVKDDERVAELARMLAGLGESDSGRAHARELLDAAQKDEI
- a CDS encoding TlyA family RNA methyltransferase is translated as MARRARVDAELVRRGLARSRQQAAELIGAGKVSIDGMPAVKPATAVPVTAALTVTDDGERRWVSRGAHKLLGALDAFNIPVADRRCLDAGASTGGFTEVLLDRGAAEVVAVDVGYGQLAWSLRSDPRVMVVERTNVRDLSPEAIGGRVDLIVADLSFISLSTVLPALAGCAWPGADIVPMVKPQFEVGKGQVGAGGVVHDAALRADAVLAVAGGVGELGWHTVDVTASPLPGPSGNVEYFLWLRAETDRGLSADGLVDAVRRAVSEGPQ